A single window of Drosophila suzukii chromosome 3, CBGP_Dsuzu_IsoJpt1.0, whole genome shotgun sequence DNA harbors:
- the Hug gene encoding protein hugin has product MCGPSYCTLLLIAASCYILVCSQAKSLQGTSKQDLGNHISGGAARGSSSSPTLSEGRQKRAMGEYKELTDIIDELEENSLAQKASATLPVGAVPPQGQEFDLDSMPPLTYYLLLQKLRQLQSNGEPAYRVRTPRLGRSIDSWRILDGEGVPEESIGGQFVQRMAKKSVPFKPRLGKRAQVCGGD; this is encoded by the exons ATGTGTGGTCCCAGTTATTGCACACTGCTGCTAATCGCGGCTTCCTGCTACATCCTCGTTTGCAGTCAGGCCAAGTCCTTGCAG GGCACGAGCAAACAGGATTTGGGAAATCACATCAGTGGAGGAGCTGCCAGAGGATCATCATCATCCCCCACATTGAGTGAAGGGCGCCAAAAACGCGCCATGGGCGAGTACAAAGAGCTGACTGACATCATTGACGAGCTGGAGGAGAATAGCCTGGCCCAGAAGGCGAGTGCCACATTGCCGGTGGGCGCTGTGCCGCCGCAGGGCCAGGAATTCGATTTGGACAGCATGCCGCCACTGACCTACTACCTGCTCCTCCAGAAGCTGCGACAGC TGCAGAGCAATGGCGAGCCCGCTTATCGCGTGCGGACGCCCCGCCTTGGCCGCAGCATTGACTCCTGGCGGATCCTGGACGGCGAGGGAGTGCCGGAGGAGTCCATCGGAGGGCAGTTCGTGCAGCGCATGGCCAAGAAATCGGTGCCGTTCAAGCCGCGCCTGGGCAAACGTGCTCAAGTGTGCGGCGGCGATTGA